A genome region from Tolypothrix sp. PCC 7712 includes the following:
- a CDS encoding adenylate/guanylate cyclase domain-containing protein gives MSSHQHSFDETADLIIGVRHSENGYVQENPAPVGVLAKRQGTISSFLAPLTQETFKQVVKDVEQKLQIVHQTLTRLDSHGFDTILEEMLHSITLKTGELLGADRTTIFLLDEEKQELWSILAEGEGDRSLEIRIPADKGIAGEVATFKKVVNIPYDFYDDPRSVFAQKQEKITGYRTYTMLALPLLNEQGQLVAVVQLLNKLKCPHNPNSSIAERVDTKGFTYADEELFQEFAPSIRLILESSRSFYVATQKQRAAAALMKAIKSLSQSNLDLEDTLKRVMDEAKELMNADRSTLWLIDHDREELWTKITQDNGTTKELRVPVGKGFAGIVAVSGKKLNIPFDLYDHPDSDTAKKLDQQNGYRTCSLLCMPVFNADQQLIGVTQLVNKRKSGDFPAYNHEHWPKAPECFQASFDHNDEEFMEAFNIQAGVALQNAQLFATVKQQEQMQRDILRSLSNGVISTDKAGLIIAANESAKRLLDLQEQDRLEGLSIQSVINIKEGNFSKWCENALNGANYKHRQQYYPDRTLLTTGTEQHSINLSINTIADASDHKQVRGALVVMEDISDEKRLKSTMYRYMTQELAEELLKLDDAKLGGDRKEVSILFSDIRGYTTLTENLEAEEVVSMLNEYFESMVEAVFKHKGTLDKYIGDAIMAVFGSPLPLQEHAWMAVQTSLEMRHRLQEFNHRRYLANKPRINIGIGINSDTVISGNIGSSKRMEFTAIGDGVNLGSRLESVSKQYGCDIIISDNTYNPCRENIWARELDYIRVKGRNEPVAIYELLSLRTDPIKSEKLEIIELYHKGREYYLNRQFDQAQAKFNQVLAIDSHDKAALLHLHRCQHWIQSPPSDADWDEGVWTFKEK, from the coding sequence ATGTCATCGCATCAACATAGTTTTGATGAGACTGCCGATTTAATTATTGGTGTTCGCCATTCAGAAAATGGTTATGTACAAGAAAATCCGGCTCCTGTAGGTGTACTTGCTAAAAGACAGGGAACTATTTCTAGTTTTTTGGCTCCCTTAACCCAGGAAACTTTTAAACAAGTTGTTAAAGATGTCGAACAAAAATTGCAGATTGTGCATCAAACTCTCACGAGGTTAGATTCTCATGGGTTTGACACAATCCTCGAAGAAATGTTGCATTCGATTACTTTAAAAACTGGAGAATTATTAGGAGCAGATAGAACAACTATATTTTTATTAGATGAAGAGAAGCAAGAACTCTGGTCAATATTAGCAGAAGGAGAAGGCGATCGCTCTTTAGAAATTCGCATTCCTGCAGATAAAGGAATTGCTGGGGAAGTGGCTACTTTCAAGAAAGTTGTCAATATTCCCTATGATTTTTATGACGATCCTCGCTCAGTATTTGCTCAAAAGCAAGAAAAAATTACTGGCTACCGTACCTATACAATGTTGGCTTTGCCATTGTTAAATGAGCAAGGCCAATTAGTTGCAGTAGTACAATTACTGAATAAATTAAAATGTCCGCATAATCCTAACTCTTCCATTGCAGAACGCGTTGATACTAAAGGATTTACTTATGCTGATGAAGAATTATTCCAAGAATTTGCTCCTTCAATTCGGCTGATTTTAGAATCATCACGCTCGTTTTATGTCGCTACGCAAAAACAACGAGCCGCAGCCGCATTAATGAAAGCAATCAAGTCGCTTTCGCAAAGTAATCTTGACTTAGAAGATACCCTTAAAAGGGTAATGGATGAAGCCAAGGAATTAATGAATGCGGATCGCAGTACATTATGGCTGATAGACCACGATCGCGAAGAATTATGGACAAAAATTACTCAAGATAATGGTACAACCAAAGAATTACGTGTACCTGTAGGTAAAGGCTTTGCTGGTATCGTCGCTGTATCAGGGAAAAAGCTGAATATTCCTTTTGACTTGTACGATCACCCAGATTCTGATACAGCTAAAAAACTTGACCAGCAAAATGGTTACCGAACTTGTAGTTTATTATGTATGCCTGTATTTAATGCCGATCAACAATTGATTGGTGTGACGCAATTAGTAAATAAAAGAAAATCAGGCGATTTCCCCGCTTATAATCACGAACATTGGCCCAAAGCTCCCGAATGCTTCCAAGCCAGCTTCGATCATAACGATGAAGAATTCATGGAAGCCTTTAATATTCAAGCAGGTGTAGCGCTGCAAAATGCTCAATTATTCGCCACAGTGAAGCAGCAAGAACAAATGCAGCGAGATATTTTGCGGAGTCTTTCTAATGGTGTAATTTCCACAGATAAAGCAGGTTTAATTATTGCGGCGAATGAAAGCGCTAAACGCTTACTAGATTTACAAGAACAAGACCGTTTAGAAGGTCTTTCGATTCAAAGTGTTATCAATATTAAAGAAGGTAACTTTAGTAAATGGTGTGAGAATGCTTTAAATGGAGCTAACTACAAACATAGACAACAATATTATCCCGATCGCACTCTATTAACTACAGGTACAGAGCAGCATAGTATTAATTTATCAATTAACACAATTGCCGATGCTAGCGACCATAAACAAGTGCGTGGCGCGCTAGTAGTAATGGAAGATATTAGTGATGAAAAACGCCTGAAAAGTACAATGTACCGCTATATGACCCAGGAATTAGCGGAAGAATTACTCAAATTAGATGACGCTAAATTAGGAGGCGATCGCAAAGAAGTTTCGATTCTATTTTCTGATATTCGCGGCTATACAACTTTAACGGAAAATCTCGAAGCCGAAGAAGTTGTGAGTATGCTCAATGAATATTTTGAATCAATGGTAGAGGCTGTTTTTAAACATAAAGGCACCCTAGATAAATATATCGGTGATGCAATTATGGCTGTGTTTGGTTCGCCTTTACCATTACAAGAACACGCTTGGATGGCGGTACAAACATCTTTAGAAATGCGCCATCGTTTGCAAGAATTTAATCACCGCCGTTACTTAGCTAATAAACCGAGAATCAATATTGGTATTGGCATTAATTCTGATACCGTAATTAGTGGCAACATTGGTTCTAGTAAAAGAATGGAATTTACAGCCATTGGTGATGGTGTTAACCTTGGCTCCCGCTTAGAAAGCGTCAGCAAACAGTACGGCTGCGACATTATTATTAGCGATAATACTTATAATCCCTGCCGTGAAAATATTTGGGCTAGAGAACTAGATTATATTCGCGTTAAAGGTAGAAATGAACCAGTTGCTATTTATGAACTGCTAAGTTTGCGTACCGATCCCATTAAGAGTGAAAAATTAGAAATAATTGAGCTGTATCACAAAGGGCGTGAATATTATTTAAATCGCCAGTTTGACCAAGCACAAGCTAAATTCAATCAAGTTTTAGCGATTGATAGCCATGACAAAGCGGCTTTATTACATCTGCACCGCTGTCAGCACTGGATACAATCACCCCCATCAGATGCTGATTGGGATGAGGGTGTTTGGACTTTTAAGGAGAAATGA
- a CDS encoding DUF2808 domain-containing protein gives MRVAVILGIAIAMVAGIQGYTSKPSPAVQLQDGTVYFVQPPRLVEAVTTYKEVYVWGATYYFTLNLPENAGEPLQRVTINQREGLDYVRFDLKDTSAFEGTSSYEGQKLGLKDATSDGKTQTTTLVFDPPVPPGRNITIALKPRQNPSVSGVYLFGVTAFPPGEKSHGQFLGFGRLTFYSNRFGW, from the coding sequence ATGCGCGTTGCAGTGATATTGGGTATAGCGATCGCAATGGTAGCTGGTATTCAAGGCTATACCTCAAAGCCCAGTCCAGCAGTTCAGTTGCAAGATGGTACGGTGTATTTTGTTCAACCACCACGCTTAGTGGAAGCAGTTACTACCTATAAAGAAGTTTATGTTTGGGGTGCAACATATTACTTTACCCTCAACCTACCAGAGAATGCTGGAGAACCGCTGCAACGAGTCACAATTAATCAGCGTGAGGGATTAGACTACGTTCGCTTTGACCTTAAAGACACTTCAGCTTTTGAAGGAACATCCTCCTATGAAGGACAGAAACTAGGATTAAAAGATGCTACTAGTGATGGCAAAACTCAAACAACAACTCTAGTATTTGATCCCCCAGTACCCCCAGGTAGAAACATCACAATTGCCCTCAAACCCCGCCAAAATCCCTCAGTTTCAGGCGTTTATTTATTTGGTGTGACAGCCTTCCCTCCTGGCGAGAAATCCCACGGGCAATTTCTTGGTTTTGGACGATTAACCTTCTACAGCAACAGATTCGGCTGGTGA
- a CDS encoding DUF1772 domain-containing protein, with the protein MFLKIWRFITLILVALFMGLEFAHALELPPKMQYDGALYVTMQNSLYRYFGAPGPGAFITVGVVLCAIALTILVRKHRVAFWWTLAGTLCLAIAFPLIYFLRIEPVNVVIEQANATSLPTNWQQLRNQWEYAHATNFICSLAGFSALLISVLVDVPQRTSK; encoded by the coding sequence ATGTTTCTCAAAATTTGGCGTTTCATTACTCTTATACTGGTAGCGCTCTTTATGGGTTTAGAGTTTGCCCATGCTTTAGAACTGCCTCCCAAAATGCAGTACGATGGAGCGCTATATGTGACGATGCAAAATAGCCTGTACCGTTATTTTGGTGCGCCAGGGCCAGGGGCCTTCATTACTGTGGGTGTAGTGCTGTGTGCGATCGCTCTCACGATTTTAGTACGAAAACACCGCGTTGCTTTTTGGTGGACATTGGCAGGTACACTTTGTTTAGCGATCGCTTTTCCCCTCATCTATTTTCTGCGGATTGAGCCTGTGAATGTTGTAATTGAACAGGCTAATGCAACCTCACTACCAACCAATTGGCAACAGCTAAGAAATCAATGGGAATATGCCCACGCTACAAACTTTATTTGCAGTTTAGCTGGCTTTAGTGCATTGCTGATTTCTGTACTAGTTGATGTTCCTCAAAGGACTTCTAAATAA
- a CDS encoding DUF4336 domain-containing protein gives MNAQGSQAETMHPRDWSWPFWLTVPLYPYSKRRTVCTEVVKDTIWTFDQLHGILYTIVPIRMTVVKLEAGGLLVYAPVAPTTECIRLINDLVAQHGNVKYIILPTSSGLEHKVFVGPFARRFPKAQVFVAPHQWSFPLDLPLSWLGFPQSRTQEIPADNSQVPFADEFDYAVLDINLGRGSFGEVAVFHKRSHTLLLTDTILSVPEEPPAIAQIDPYPLLFHARDNGQEAIVDTPANRRKGWQRISLFAIYFRPGALEVAGMGEMLRDSLKAAERSKKAYFGFFPFRWRENWQQSFAALRGNGRPFVAPILQTLILPQGPKQVLDWADKVASWDFHQIISCHFDSPIHTTPYQFRQAFAFLEKNPSVSHSLPKEDLQFITGLEADLLKRGIATPPKERV, from the coding sequence ATGAATGCACAGGGGTCGCAAGCAGAAACAATGCATCCGCGTGATTGGTCATGGCCGTTTTGGTTGACTGTACCTCTTTACCCCTACAGCAAACGGCGGACGGTATGCACTGAAGTAGTTAAAGATACTATCTGGACATTCGACCAATTGCACGGCATTCTCTACACTATCGTGCCGATTCGGATGACTGTGGTGAAATTAGAGGCTGGCGGTCTATTGGTTTATGCGCCAGTTGCACCCACAACTGAATGTATCCGTTTAATTAATGATTTAGTAGCCCAGCATGGTAATGTTAAATACATCATTTTGCCTACAAGTTCTGGTTTAGAACACAAGGTTTTTGTTGGCCCCTTTGCTCGCCGCTTTCCCAAAGCGCAAGTGTTTGTAGCACCACACCAATGGAGTTTTCCGTTAGACTTGCCTTTGAGTTGGCTAGGTTTTCCCCAAAGTCGCACCCAAGAAATCCCCGCAGACAACAGCCAAGTACCCTTTGCTGATGAATTTGACTATGCAGTATTAGATATTAATTTGGGGCGGGGATCGTTTGGAGAAGTTGCAGTATTTCACAAGCGATCGCATACTTTATTGCTGACTGATACCATACTTTCTGTACCAGAAGAACCACCTGCGATCGCGCAAATCGATCCGTATCCCTTATTATTTCATGCTAGAGATAACGGACAAGAAGCGATCGTAGATACTCCAGCTAATCGCCGCAAGGGATGGCAACGCATTTCATTATTTGCCATATACTTCCGTCCCGGCGCACTAGAAGTTGCGGGTATGGGTGAGATGTTGCGTGATTCTTTGAAAGCAGCAGAAAGGTCAAAAAAAGCTTATTTTGGTTTCTTTCCTTTCCGTTGGCGAGAAAACTGGCAACAGTCATTTGCAGCCCTGCGAGGCAACGGACGGCCATTTGTCGCTCCAATTCTGCAAACCCTGATTCTTCCCCAAGGGCCAAAACAAGTCCTCGACTGGGCAGACAAAGTTGCTAGTTGGGATTTTCATCAAATTATTAGTTGTCATTTTGACTCACCCATCCACACAACTCCCTATCAATTTCGGCAAGCCTTCGCCTTTTTAGAGAAGAATCCATCTGTCAGCCATTCTCTACCAAAAGAAGATTTGCAATTCATCACTGGACTGGAGGCTGATTTACTCAAGCGCGGTATCGCCACCCCACCGAAGGAGAGAGTTTGA
- a CDS encoding DUF3095 family protein: protein MSNLYFYEQLTTFNNFKDFTNLDLYLDAPEDWYLVITDVVNSTKAIEKGEYKYVNMASALSLVAVINLNPHQQLPFIFGGDGITLLIPKIMISDVESVLSDTCKLVQEIFNLKLRVGCVPLRKIYESGYSLKIGKYQISPKYLQMIAIGNGIDYAEYLVKNHQESANYLIPDNYQTHKKAEYSGFACPFEDFFSHKDEILSLIIKAKGDDFQSQRHIYQEILSKMEYIFGSLEECHPLSASKSKFRLADIRTDRGKVLMRLNLATKNSFNIQIAKLIFKIKNIIEQIQNKILLIFFKGKKNLIKSSEYKKFDGSLKMTISCHTEKREIFQIYLQKLQQEGKIYFGLHISNRALVTCLIGNQEVHLVDAADGGYTLAAKQIKQQMLEN, encoded by the coding sequence ATGTCAAATTTGTATTTTTATGAACAATTAACTACGTTTAACAACTTCAAAGACTTTACTAATTTAGATCTTTATTTAGATGCGCCCGAAGATTGGTATCTTGTAATTACAGATGTAGTTAATTCTACAAAAGCAATAGAAAAAGGAGAATATAAGTATGTAAACATGGCTAGCGCTCTTTCACTCGTTGCAGTAATCAATCTCAATCCACATCAACAATTACCATTTATATTTGGTGGTGATGGGATTACTTTGTTGATACCAAAAATAATGATTTCTGATGTAGAAAGTGTTTTATCTGATACTTGTAAATTAGTGCAAGAGATTTTTAATCTTAAGCTAAGAGTTGGATGTGTGCCACTCAGAAAGATTTATGAATCTGGCTACAGCCTAAAAATAGGAAAATATCAAATTTCACCTAAATATTTACAGATGATAGCTATTGGTAACGGTATTGATTATGCAGAATATCTAGTCAAAAATCATCAAGAAAGTGCTAATTATTTGATTCCCGATAATTATCAAACCCATAAGAAAGCTGAGTACTCTGGATTTGCTTGTCCTTTCGAGGATTTTTTCAGCCACAAAGACGAAATTTTATCGCTAATTATTAAAGCTAAAGGTGATGATTTTCAAAGCCAAAGACATATTTATCAAGAAATACTATCTAAGATGGAATATATTTTTGGATCACTTGAAGAATGCCATCCACTATCTGCATCTAAATCGAAATTTAGATTAGCCGATATCCGGACAGATAGAGGCAAAGTTTTAATGAGATTAAATTTAGCAACCAAAAATAGTTTTAATATTCAGATAGCAAAATTAATTTTTAAAATAAAAAATATTATCGAACAAATACAGAATAAAATATTACTTATTTTTTTTAAAGGTAAGAAAAACTTAATTAAATCTTCCGAGTATAAAAAGTTTGATGGTTCGCTAAAAATGACAATATCTTGCCATACAGAAAAAAGAGAAATATTTCAAATATATCTCCAGAAATTACAACAAGAAGGTAAAATATATTTTGGATTACATATCTCTAACCGCGCTCTAGTTACTTGCTTGATAGGTAATCAAGAAGTACATTTAGTTGATGCTGCTGATGGTGGATATACTCTAGCAGCAAAACAAATAAAACAGCAAATGTTAGAAAATTAG
- a CDS encoding filamentous hemagglutinin N-terminal domain-containing protein: MLGITPLQNFASLIRDKFIHDAIAGAIHGVFVGSFKAEANLEMAQSSKNCFWQLGLVKVGEFTFGISLAMTNAVFAQSAIAPDSLLGNESSQVIQNYQGNPTEAIAGGATRGNNLFHSFLEFNISEGRSAVFLSPSANLQNILVRVTGNNRSEILGRLATAGSNANLFLINPNGIFFGANATLNVGGSFVASTASSINFADGSVFSATAPQTKPLLTISTPIGLQFNQPGKDINQFGALEVPTGKTLALVGGNINLSGNGTLVDTRRTLQSLSGQIAVGGILGSGTVGINLDSNTQALSFPSNVTPADISLNNLAVVLADGPGSGYIQLQGKQIKISDGSIIQAETTGSENGQGISVQAEQLILQDGSQIKAATTPGSTGAGGSLTIKATFICQICIFMNN, from the coding sequence ATGTTAGGAATAACACCTCTACAAAATTTTGCATCTCTAATTAGAGATAAATTTATACACGATGCCATTGCAGGCGCTATTCATGGCGTTTTCGTTGGTAGTTTTAAAGCAGAGGCAAATCTTGAGATGGCTCAAAGTAGCAAAAATTGTTTTTGGCAATTGGGTTTAGTAAAGGTTGGCGAATTCACCTTTGGCATTAGCTTGGCGATGACGAATGCTGTATTCGCCCAGAGTGCGATCGCACCTGATAGCCTACTCGGCAATGAAAGTTCTCAAGTTATACAAAACTACCAAGGTAATCCTACGGAAGCGATCGCAGGCGGAGCGACTCGTGGCAATAATCTATTTCACAGTTTTTTAGAATTTAACATTAGCGAAGGGCGTTCAGCAGTTTTTTTAAGCCCTAGCGCTAATCTACAGAATATTTTAGTGCGCGTTACAGGTAATAATCGCTCAGAAATTTTAGGTAGGCTAGCTACTGCTGGTTCTAACGCCAACTTATTTTTAATTAATCCCAATGGCATCTTTTTTGGTGCAAATGCCACTCTAAATGTAGGTGGTTCATTTGTGGCGAGTACAGCTAGCAGTATCAACTTTGCCGATGGTAGTGTTTTTAGTGCCACTGCTCCCCAAACAAAACCTTTACTAACAATCAGTACACCCATTGGTTTGCAATTCAATCAACCAGGGAAAGATATCAATCAATTCGGCGCGCTAGAAGTTCCTACAGGTAAAACTTTAGCGTTAGTGGGTGGCAATATTAACCTCAGCGGGAACGGTACCTTAGTAGACACTCGCAGAACACTCCAATCCCTTAGTGGACAAATCGCTGTTGGCGGAATATTAGGAAGTGGAACAGTAGGAATTAACCTGGATAGCAACACCCAAGCTTTAAGCTTTCCTAGTAACGTCACCCCCGCAGATATCTCATTGAACAATCTGGCTGTTGTCTTAGCTGATGGGCCAGGTAGTGGTTATATCCAGTTGCAGGGTAAGCAAATTAAAATTAGCGATGGTTCTATCATCCAAGCAGAAACAACAGGTAGCGAAAATGGTCAAGGTATTTCTGTACAAGCAGAACAGTTAATTCTGCAAGATGGTTCGCAAATTAAAGCTGCTACTACTCCAGGTTCCACAGGCGCAGGTGGAAGTCTGACTATCAAAGCTACGTTTATATGTCAAATTTGTATTTTTATGAACAATTAA
- a CDS encoding DUF2808 domain-containing protein, with protein sequence MKNISRLSKAVLALSFGLCLLPISKTYAANTDVTVPLSARTTYNQTNVSTATYYFTVAVPASATKPLQQVTLTQIQGGENIEFDAQQSSAFVGTSDRAGENLPVAIASNPNQDNTVTIQFAQPLPPGQTVTIALKPYRNPAYEGFYLFNVKAAPVDQSTEGQSLGVAGLQFYQNDF encoded by the coding sequence ATGAAGAATATTTCTAGATTATCTAAAGCTGTCTTAGCTCTCAGTTTTGGTCTCTGTTTGCTGCCGATTTCCAAAACTTATGCTGCTAATACTGATGTTACAGTACCTCTGAGTGCTAGAACTACGTACAATCAAACCAATGTCTCGACAGCAACCTATTATTTCACTGTCGCTGTACCCGCTTCTGCAACCAAACCCTTACAACAGGTGACACTGACACAGATTCAAGGTGGCGAAAATATTGAGTTTGATGCTCAACAAAGTAGCGCCTTTGTGGGAACAAGCGATCGCGCTGGAGAAAATCTGCCAGTTGCGATCGCTAGTAACCCTAATCAAGACAATACTGTAACAATCCAGTTCGCACAGCCTTTACCACCTGGTCAAACCGTAACCATCGCTCTGAAGCCATATCGTAATCCTGCTTACGAAGGATTTTACTTATTTAACGTCAAGGCTGCTCCCGTAGATCAAAGTACAGAAGGTCAATCTCTGGGTGTAGCAGGGTTACAGTTTTACCAAAACGACTTCTAA
- a CDS encoding DOPA 4,5-dioxygenase family protein, with the protein MTENNVGITGFHAHIYFDIATREAASRVREGLGANFEVQLGRWHEKPIGPHPQSMYQVAFALDQFAKVVPWLMLHREGLDILVHPLTGDDVADHTDHSLWLGNRLDLNIHVLRQISTKS; encoded by the coding sequence ATGACAGAAAATAATGTTGGTATTACAGGGTTTCACGCTCATATTTACTTTGATATTGCAACTCGTGAGGCGGCTTCTCGTGTACGGGAAGGGTTAGGCGCTAATTTTGAAGTCCAATTGGGACGTTGGCATGAAAAGCCTATCGGCCCACATCCTCAATCAATGTATCAAGTAGCATTCGCTCTAGATCAGTTTGCTAAGGTTGTTCCTTGGTTAATGCTTCATCGTGAAGGTTTAGATATTTTGGTTCACCCTTTAACTGGTGATGATGTCGCAGATCATACAGACCATTCTTTATGGTTAGGAAATAGGCTGGATCTGAACATTCATGTTCTGAGGCAGATTAGTACAAAATCATAA
- a CDS encoding DUF4255 domain-containing protein, translating to MIFDAMRLIQVALQRYILEMEPELGAGPIVLIDNIAMAEELGGPNNQLNGHVVMSLVNLQEETTLKNSSYYRLENNRTIYQNPPIHLNLFILFSALHNKYDTALRLLSRVVEFFQSQTEISFNATPGTGIGSRDIRIVPDLYSLSFEQLNHLWGSLGGKQVPFVLYRARLVAVEAQKRQAESEVITGISINE from the coding sequence ATGATATTTGATGCAATGAGGTTGATACAGGTTGCTTTGCAACGCTACATCTTGGAGATGGAGCCAGAACTTGGAGCTGGGCCGATTGTGCTGATAGATAACATTGCTATGGCTGAAGAACTCGGTGGCCCTAACAATCAATTAAATGGTCATGTAGTAATGAGTTTAGTAAATCTCCAAGAGGAGACTACTTTGAAAAATTCTTCTTACTATCGGTTGGAAAACAATCGCACAATCTATCAAAACCCACCGATTCACCTCAACCTGTTTATCCTTTTTTCTGCCCTACATAATAAGTACGATACAGCCCTCAGACTCTTGTCGCGGGTGGTCGAGTTTTTTCAATCGCAAACCGAAATCTCGTTTAACGCTACGCCTGGAACTGGTATTGGTTCACGCGATATCAGGATAGTACCAGACCTTTATTCCCTCTCTTTTGAGCAACTTAATCATCTCTGGGGGTCTTTAGGTGGTAAACAAGTACCTTTTGTTCTCTATCGTGCTCGTTTAGTAGCCGTAGAAGCGCAAAAACGCCAGGCGGAAAGCGAAGTCATCACTGGAATCTCTATCAATGAGTGA
- a CDS encoding phage tail sheath family protein: MPSTYKTPGVYIEEISKLPPSIAEVATAIPAFVGYTQQAIIDGRDLYAEPVADPTADTAIAVKRITSLLEYEQYFGKTEPETGITVTIVEQVDDKNPPNVIERTVIGSISKPSPHNMYYALQAFFKNGGGPCYIVSVGSVKASGGVISDGALQAGIEEVAKEDEVTLFVFPESQALYTLAQDNRVGVFGDALNQCGLLQDRFVIMDLQVPDPQQTINAAADKFRELSLSLDNLKYGAVYAPNVETIFNYEYDPASVSIIHQRIAPNGNKSDGPFNNLKMSSLAASQTDATVGNAILFNLAKAAVEAIPLVLPPSPLVAGQYATVDNTRGVFKAPANVALSSVIKPTIKITSAQQEDLNVHPTGKSINAIRAFTGKGTLIWGARTLAGNDNEWRYVPVRRFFNMAEESIKKATEGFVFEPNDANTWVKVRAMIENFLILQWRAGALAGAKPEQAFFVKVGLNETMTALDILEGRMIIEIGMAVVRPAEFIILKFSHKMQES, encoded by the coding sequence ATGCCAAGCACCTACAAAACCCCAGGGGTTTACATCGAGGAAATCTCCAAGTTACCCCCCTCCATAGCTGAAGTAGCAACTGCGATTCCCGCTTTTGTGGGATATACTCAACAAGCTATAATTGATGGTCGTGATTTATACGCCGAGCCTGTCGCCGACCCTACCGCCGACACTGCGATCGCAGTCAAACGCATTACTTCGCTGTTGGAATACGAACAATACTTTGGTAAGACCGAGCCAGAAACCGGGATTACGGTCACCATTGTAGAACAAGTTGATGACAAAAATCCTCCCAATGTCATTGAGCGCACAGTGATCGGTAGCATCAGCAAACCTTCGCCGCATAATATGTACTATGCTCTCCAGGCATTCTTTAAAAATGGTGGCGGGCCTTGCTATATCGTCTCTGTAGGCAGTGTAAAGGCATCTGGCGGTGTAATTTCAGATGGGGCTTTACAGGCAGGTATTGAAGAAGTAGCGAAAGAAGACGAAGTGACTTTGTTTGTCTTCCCAGAATCACAAGCCCTCTATACTTTAGCTCAAGACAATAGAGTCGGTGTTTTTGGTGATGCTCTCAATCAATGTGGGTTACTGCAAGACCGATTTGTAATTATGGATCTGCAAGTACCCGACCCTCAACAGACTATCAACGCAGCAGCTGATAAGTTTCGCGAACTGAGTTTATCTTTGGATAACCTCAAGTATGGGGCTGTGTATGCACCCAATGTTGAGACTATTTTCAATTATGAGTATGACCCTGCGTCTGTTAGCATCATCCATCAGCGAATAGCGCCTAATGGTAACAAGAGTGATGGCCCCTTTAATAATCTAAAGATGTCTAGTTTGGCAGCAAGTCAAACAGATGCGACTGTAGGCAATGCCATTTTGTTTAACTTAGCCAAAGCTGCTGTAGAAGCAATTCCCCTCGTACTTCCTCCTAGTCCCCTGGTGGCGGGTCAATATGCCACAGTTGATAATACTCGTGGTGTGTTTAAGGCTCCAGCTAATGTGGCTCTCAGTTCAGTGATTAAACCCACCATCAAAATCACTAGCGCGCAACAAGAGGATCTTAACGTCCATCCGACTGGTAAATCTATCAATGCGATTCGGGCCTTTACTGGCAAAGGAACCTTGATTTGGGGTGCAAGGACTCTGGCCGGAAATGATAACGAATGGCGTTATGTGCCAGTGCGCCGCTTTTTTAATATGGCCGAAGAATCGATTAAAAAAGCCACCGAGGGATTTGTCTTCGAGCCTAACGATGCCAACACCTGGGTGAAAGTGCGCGCCATGATAGAAAACTTCCTCATCTTGCAATGGCGTGCTGGCGCACTAGCGGGAGCTAAACCCGAACAAGCTTTCTTTGTAAAAGTAGGACTCAATGAAACCATGACCGCACTTGATATTCTAGAAGGTCGGATGATTATTGAGATTGGTATGGCAGTAGTACGTCCTGCAGAATTCATCATCTTGAAATTCTCCCACAAGATGCAAGAGAGTTAA
- a CDS encoding phage tail protein — translation MTDNAYPLPKFHFQVEWGGSRLGFTEVSGLNVETDMIEYREGNMPEYHKLNMPGMQKLSKITMKRGTFKKDNDFYNWWNTVALNTIERRDLTISLLNEKHEPVVVWKVKHAWPTKVQSSDLKGDSNEVAIETIEIAHEGLTIQNG, via the coding sequence ATGACTGATAATGCTTATCCTTTACCCAAATTTCATTTCCAGGTAGAGTGGGGTGGCTCTCGTCTCGGATTCACCGAAGTTTCTGGTTTGAACGTAGAAACGGACATGATCGAATACCGCGAAGGTAATATGCCCGAATATCACAAACTCAATATGCCCGGAATGCAGAAATTGAGCAAAATCACCATGAAGCGCGGCACCTTCAAGAAAGACAACGATTTCTACAATTGGTGGAATACAGTAGCCCTCAACACCATTGAACGCCGCGATTTAACTATCAGCTTGCTCAATGAAAAACATGAGCCAGTCGTCGTCTGGAAAGTCAAACACGCCTGGCCTACCAAAGTTCAATCTAGCGATTTAAAAGGCGATAGTAACGAAGTCGCAATCGAAACTATTGAAATTGCCCACGAAGGTTTAACAATTCAAAATGGATAG